In Toxoplasma gondii ME49 chromosome X, whole genome shotgun sequence, a single genomic region encodes these proteins:
- a CDS encoding iron-sulfur assembly ATPase (encoded by transcript TGME49_225800), with translation MASLPVFLVELDRWKHHVWLRRLRCLLVSPFVSLSVLPVLLPFLFNFVTSPDIVPSSALTLKSTSAFLSSPASRFSPPLSPLSCVSSRPSLSPSSSASSAPSSPSSASLGVRPHFISVPAASGTELAASLSSTTSSFIGSSSSTRPALNRDSACRQTVSFPARLSPTLFPLSPDTEEGRGSFSDLQQLRDSREERFAALKSMREQETPRFQAEDWTPDQPLLEIKDLRVEAEEDGQEILKGVNLTIMPGEVHAIMGRNGSGKSTLSKVLAGYPSYKVTAGEVRYKGLDLLELPIDNRGLAGLFLAFQYPIEIPLVSNLEFLRVAFNERRKWKKEPEVVSYEFRELVEGRLKEVGLDPSFLDRPLNYGFSGGEKKRNEILQMLVLDPELVMLDETDSGLDVDSFNITANAIKRFSKRKGKSFLVTTHYKKLLDVLQPHKIHVMHAGKIVLSGSMDLAGQIEAEGFQALVGAAAEGEEEEERDRREDEGEREEHEGEDEAESLLSPSAAGGGRRNLDRLL, from the exons ATGGCGTCGCTACCAGTGTTCCTTGTTGAGCTTGACCGGTGGAAGCACCACGTCtggcttcgtcgccttcgctgtttACTTGTTTcccctttcgtttctctttcagtGCTCCCAGTTCTGTTGCCTTTCCTTTTCAATTTCGTCACGTCCCCGGACATAGTCCCCAGCTCTGCCTTGACGCTCAAATCcacttctgcgtttctctcttctccggcctcgcgcttctcgcctccgctgtctcctctgtcttgtgtctcttctcgtccttcgttatctccttcttcctcggcctcctctgccccgtcttctccttcgtctgcgtctctcggcgTTCGGCCTCACTTCATCTCTGTCCCCGCTGCCTCGGGCACTGAGCTGGCagcctcgctttcctccaCCACCTCTTCTTTTATAGGTTCTTCATCCTCCACGCGGCCGGCACTTAATCGCGACTCTGCGTGCAGGcagactgtctcctttccagCCCGCCTCTCGCCTACTCTCTTTCCACTGTCTccagacacagaggagggaagaggtAGCTTCAGCGACCTCCAGCAGCTGCGAGACAGCCGCGAGGAGAGATTCGCCGCCCTCAAGAGCATGCGTGAACAAGAGACACCTCGCTTCCAGGCCGAAGATTGGACACCTGACCAGCCGCTCCTCGAGATCAAAGACCTTCGAGTCGAGGCCGAAGAAGATGGTCAAGAAATCCTCAAAGGCGTGAACCTTACGATCATGCCGGGAGAGGTCCATGCCATCATGGGACGGAACGGATCGG GAAAATCTACCCTTTCCAAGGTGCTCGCGGGGTACCCGAGCTACAAGGTCACCGCAGGCGAAGTTCGCTATAAAGGCCTCGACTTGCTGGAGCTGCCGATCGACAACCGGGGGCTTGCAGGTCTCTTCTTGGCTTTTCAATACCCTATCGAAATTCCTCTCGTCAGTAATCTCGAGTTCCTGCGAGTCGCCTtcaacgaaagaagaaagtggaagaaggagcCCGAAGTCGTCAGCTACGAGTTTCGAGAGCTCGTCGAGGGCAGGCTGAAG GAGGTCGGCTTGGACCCGTCCTTTCTTGATCGGCCTTTGAACTACGGCTTCAGCggaggggaaaagaaacgaaacgaaaTCCTCCAGATGCTTGTTCTCGACCCCGAGCTGGTTATGTTGGATGAGACGGACTCCGGGCTCGACGTTGACTCATTTAACATCACCGCGAACGCCATCAAACGCTTTT CGAAACGCAAAGGGAAGTCATTCTTGGTGACAACACATTACAAGAAGTTGCTGGACGTCCTTCAGCCTCACAAGATCCACGTGATGCATGCGGGGAAAATCGTCCTTTCAGGCTCCATGGACCTCGCGGGGCAGATTGAAGCAGAAGGCTTCCAGGCTCTCGTGGGAGCCGCTgccgaaggcgaagaggaggaagaacgagataggagagaagacgaaggcgagagagaagaacacgagggcgaggacgaagccgAATCcttgctgtctccctccgccgccggaggcggcagacgcAATCTAGACCGCCTGCTCTAA
- a CDS encoding BIR protein (encoded by transcript TGME49_225810~Signal peptide predicted by SignalP 2.0 HMM (probability 0.654) with cleavage site probability 0.384 at residue 48) has translation MAPHVVRRGVSTAAFSSFPQPLPGSHPPPFCRFCLLGSPLLFFPSLSSRSFTSGALQRAVREIPWKSRQDILRERERPVYAAECRGTPRREYSKNVIDGVRVKPTFNPFVKLNKAKRYVLDNWPSRNWDDWSPYRCYVRGSRRRYNIPQDLLPYKDELGEWHPPRLSARYQADVKKQYLMNNLPWVWQKDFYEGKMHFGDREPLGPKVWYRKAFREERVKEAMRKMDDLVLDYRQENRDRRRYNWFEKVVHDFAGEEIATQFIRKRKEPKL, from the exons ATGGCACCGCACGTCGTTCGTCGCGGTGTCTCCACCGCGGCAttctcgtcgtttcctcAGCCGCTGCCTGGAAGTCACCCACCTCCGTTCTGTCGTTTTTGTTTACTTGGTTCGccacttcttttcttcccttcgctctcgtctcggTCCTTCACTTCAGGGGCTCTG caACGCGCCGTTCGAGAGATCCCCTGGAAGAGCCGACAGGATATCTTgcgcgagcgcgagaggcCGGTGTATGCAGCAGAATGCCGAGGAACTCCCCGGAGAGAATACTCAAAGAATGTCATCGACGGGGTTCGCGTCAAACCCACATTCAACCCATTCGTGAAGCTGAATAAGGCGAAACGCTACGTCCTTGACAACTGGCCTTCCAG AAACTGGGACGACTGGTCTCCGTATCGATGCTACGTGCGGGGAAGCCGACGACGGTACAACATTCCGCAGGACCTCCTGCCCTACAAAGACGAACTCGGCGAGTGGCACCCGCCCCG ACTCTCGGCGCGATACCAGGCAGACGTGAAGAAGCAATACCTCATGAACA ATCTCCCTTGGGTTTGGCAAAAGGATTTTTATGAAGGAAAAATGCACTTCGGCGACAGAGAGCCTCTGGGACCGAAGGTTTGGTACCGCAAGGCTTTCAG agaggaaagggtgAAAGAGGCAATGAGGAAGATGGACGATCTCGTTCTCGACTACCGGCAA GAGAACCGGGATCGACGGAGGTACAATTGGTTCGAGAAGGTCGTCCACGATTTCGCAGGCGAAGAAATTGCAACTCAGTTCAtccgaaagagaaaggaaccgAAACTGTAG
- a CDS encoding hypothetical protein (encoded by transcript TGME49_225820~Predicted trans-membrane domain (TMHMM2.0):101-124:133-156:162-185:481-504) has product MERKRVIRLPSVEDAFKDQAIRGGAAGGGTARGGSDDFLSLLDTAETGQEATNEKVSNEEANNVMAPLLEPSSEAPVAPAPVVQVIQVVDEKLVDQRAKLAISFSGMKCGLIFYVVMVNLLAVMIFFELGKLSLLATIVVGSAGVLLLLATVTAVCTRKKRPVIVAVVTACLACVAVLFACAYNLFILIRSGSALSWSVGQGIGEIYTVYANSNTNIMPDVGDIKKQLNNAIGQGGNIEDFLKGRQITGTPAANADGVLKSAHTASIDAGSSSEVADYQDALLSVHGLAALGFAANDAASESIDAENESELHPGIGRQARSTAGPLVVPGIIAGLRATPTANDWLAGHEFTGQRHAGIKNTCHNDYWDTTTTYRKGVNIASQAMARAGLFCTFSHLSIFEFQRWPVDCATDCGFGDDPEKFIGSQSHASRYEAALAAQQRGEKGKFDFSDPNETVKMCAMLQTATACSIWNLGYFLILPVLSAVWLLLCICSFGACIPSVYNGYRVIKNM; this is encoded by the coding sequence ATGGAACGCAAGCGCGTTATCCGCTTGCCGTCGGTGGAGGATGCATTCAAGGATCAAGCGATCAGAGGCGGAGCCGCCGGAGGTGGAACCGCCAGAGGTGGGAGCGACgacttcctgtctcttctagACACAGCAGAGACGGGTCAGGAAGCAACAAACGAAAAGGTCTCTAATGAGGAAGCCAACAATGTGATGGCTCCCTTACTAGAGCCAAGTAGTGAGGCTCCGGTCGCTCCTGCTCCTGTGGTCCAAGTGATTCAGGTGGTCGATGAGAAGCTGGTTGATCAACGGGCAAAGTTGGCCATTTCCTTTTCAGGAATGAAGTGTGGTTTGATTTTTTACGTCGTTATGGTCAACCTTCTCGCAGTCATGATCTTCTTCGAACTCGGCAAGTTGAGCCTCCTCGCCACGATTGTCGTTGGGTCCGCCGGTGTTCTTTTGCTGCTTGCGACAGTGACGGCAGTGTGTacacgaaagaagagaccaGTTATTGTTGCCGTTGTCACTGCCTGCCTTGCATGTGTCGCTGttctgtttgcatgcgcctaCAATCTCTTCATCCTCATCCGCAGTGGCAGCGCTCTGAGCTGGAGCGTTGGCCAGGGTATAGGCGAGATTTATACCGTGTACGCGAACAGCAATACGAATATCATGCCCGACGTCGGGGACATCAAGAAGCAACTTAACAATGCAATAGGCCAGGGGGGAAATATAGAAGATTTCTTAAAGGGAAGACAGATTACTGGAACTCCTGCTGCCAACGCGGACGGCGTACTCAAGTCCGCCCACACAGCATCAATCGATGCCGGCAGTTCGTCTGAAGTTGCCGACTACCAGGATGCGCTCCTCTCTGTACACGGGCTAGCTGCTCTCGGATTTGCAGCGAATGATGCTGCTTCTGAAAGTATTGATGCGGAAAATGAGTCGGAGCTTCACCCAGGAATTGGGAGACAGGCACGTTCAACAGCTGGGCCTCTCGTGGTGCCGGGTATAATTGCAGGCCTTCGCGCAACACCAACCGCCAATGACTGGCTCGCCGGTCATGAGTTTACTGGACAACGTCACGCGGGTATCAAAAACACTTGCCACAACGACTACTGGGACACGACGACCACGTACAGAAAGGGGGTCAACATCGCTAGCCAGGCGATGGCACGAGCTGGTCTCTTTTGCACGTTCTCGCACCTCAGCATCTTTGAATTCCAACGATGGCCTGTCGACTGCGCAACGGATTGTGGCTTTGGTGACGACCCAGAGAAATTTATCGGCTCCCAGAGCCATGCGAGTCGCTACGAGGCTGCACTTGCCGCGCAGCAGCGGGGTGAAAAGGGTAAATTCGATTTTTCTGATCCTAATGAAACCGTCAAAATGTGTGCTATGCTCCAAACAGCCACGGCATGCTCGATTTGGAATTTGGGGTACTTTTTGATTTTACCAGTTCTCTCGGCGGTGTGGTTGCTCTTATGTATATGCTCGTTTGGCGCATGTATTCCGAGTGTGTACAATGGGTACAGAGTCATCAAAAACATGTAG
- a CDS encoding hypothetical protein (encoded by transcript TGME49_225780~Predicted trans-membrane domain (TMHMM2.0):92-115), with protein MWGKLFRKRPPRDRGAKGNDMDNERFSAVVSGVATLTARKVYAPFRVKRRLITAAELLDTQPVDVRPFMDEGENLDATIAKDQPLVQAWFTELVFQLLTILAVCSLAFAVGIIIGSIMCRTTLFSGSALDNLDGRDGHGVSWVRLYLPDTSKGGWKDPDPSVKAVLRGAFDVSIPEHSLGSYVEALSAVMALSYVPADSIGRTPREECFTSLAGSRTSSYAYRPDASATGDSAWVLDEIDGHGISLSSHPLPARVQNRLDSLSTEEELRLAEQMQRYFDLNLITRAIHGLSLITSSGSAHDVPKEVEVFDPNTGSTREVSRVLLQHSKESSYPVGMMFSAAMKRANQQVPPTILLRNVVPFIVGLTHGLNSVRLSVTLNVPLVAKNEKLFEAMRTDCAMGRVYFALDITLQAVRAMFFKHTQGSIPLLPFRVPCSPVSVTEESDWPPATPQSFVQDVAELASEYSSLNLIFGEN; from the exons ATGTGGGGCAAACTCTTTCGTAAGCGGCCTCCGCGAGACCGCGGTGCCAAGGGGAATGACATGGACAACGAGCGCTTTAGTGCGGTCGTCTCCGGCGTTGCCACTCTGACCGCCAGGAAGGTCTATGCGCCTTTCCGCGTGAAAAGGAGACTTATAACTGCGGCTGAGTTGCTGGACACGCAACCCGTCGATGTCCGGCCTTTCAtggacgagggagagaaccTCGACGCGACGATTGCCAAAGACCAGCCTCTCGTGCAAG CGTGGTTCACTGAACTCGTCTTCCAGCTCCTCACGATCCTGGCCGTCTGcagtctcgccttcgccgttGGAATCATCATCGGCTCGATCATGTGCCGAACGACGCTTTTCAGTGGCAGCGCCCTGGACAATCTCGACGGGCGAGATGGACACGGAGTCTCCTGGGTTCGGCTGTATCTCCCCGACACGTCGAAAGGGGGGTGGAAGGATCCGGATCCCTCTGTGAAGGCAGTGTTGCGCGGAGCGTTTGATGTGTCGATTCCCGAGCATTCCCTTG GTTCCTACGTAGAGGCGCTGTCTGCTGTGATGGCTTTATCGTATGTGCCTGCTGACAGCATCGGAAGAACGCCGAGGGAAGAGTGTTTTACTTCGCTTGCGGGTTCCCGGACGTCTTCGTATGCATATCGCCCGGATGCGTCGGCAACTGGCGATTCTGCGTGGGTACTAGACGAAATTGACGGTCACGGCATTTCGCTGTCCAGTCATCCTCTCCCGGCCCGTGTCCAGAATCGTTTGGATAGCCTGTCCACGGAAGAGGAACTACGTCTAGCGGAACAGATGCAGCGCTACTTTGACTTGAATTTGATTACCCGGGCGATTCACGGCTTGTCCCTTATCACGAGTTCGGGCTCGGCGCACGACGTGCCGAAGGAAGTCGAGGTTTTCGATCCCAACACGGGGTCGACTAGGGAGGTGTCTCGGGTGCTTCTGCAGCACTCCAAAGAGTCTAGCTATCCCGTGGGTATGATGTTTAGTGCGGCGATGAAGCGCGCGAACCAGCAAGTGCCCCCAACCATCCTTCTCCGCAACGTCGTCCCCTTCATTGTGGGCCTGACGCATGGCCTCAACTCAGTCCGTCTCTCCGTCACACTGAACGTTCCCCTGGtcgcgaaaaacgagaaactgTTCGAGGCGATGCGCACAGACTGCGCCATGGGGCGAGTCTACTTTGCACTGGACATCACCCTTCAAGCTGTTCGGGCCATGTTCTTCAAGCACACGCAGGGTTCGATCCCTCTGTTGCCTTTCAGGGTCCCCTGCTCTCCTGTGTCGGTAACGGAAGAATCGGACTGGCCGCCAGCGACCCCCCAGAGCTTCGTGCAAGACGTTGCTGAACTCGCCTCGGAGTATAGCTCTCTGAACCTCATTTTTGGAGAGAACTAG
- a CDS encoding PDI family protein (encoded by transcript TGME49_225790) produces MLAADCFFGPDVVKRTQQGNYVPVRPDHFAGVSVALFFAKAGHSKCAQIVPVVRQFYKTTNFSGEKAVIEIIYVSLDKDEQDFERVRALMPWCSVEYKSCLRKKLIERYRVPNGELAFGTVRIPSTAIPLLIVIGPNGEEAGRMNFQQSDEFVLQRWDYRFNKWPGSAQRLRTLNDATDPWKKRLPQNV; encoded by the exons ATGCTGGCCGCTG ACTGCTTTTTCGGCCCCGATGTTGTCAAGAGGACCCAACAAGGCAATTATGTGCCTGTTCGACCGGATCACTTtgccggtgtctctgtggcTTTATTCTTCGCCAAGGCAGGCCACTCCAAATGTGCGCAGATAGTCCCCGTTGTCAGACAG TTTTACAAAACCACAAACTTCAGCGGTGAGAAGGCGGTAATTGAAATCATCTACGTCAGCCTGGACAAAGATGAGCAGGACTTCGAACGAGTTCGAGCTCTGATGCCGTGGTGCAGTGTTGAGTACAAGTCCTGTTTACGGAAGAAACTGATTGAGCGATACCGTGTGCCGAATGGCGAGCTTG CGTTTGGCACAGTTCGGATCCCATCGACAGCCATCCCTCTCCTGATTGTTATCGGTCCcaacggagaggaagcgggaAGAATGAATTTCCAACAGTCCGACGAATTCGTTTTGCAGCGCTGGGACTACCGTTTCAACAAATGGCCTGGTTCGGCTCAGCGACTGCGCACTCTCAATGACGCGACCGATCCTTGGAAAAAACGGTTGCCTCAGAATGTGTAG